In Vibrio sp. FE10, the following are encoded in one genomic region:
- the urtA gene encoding urea ABC transporter substrate-binding protein → MNKVFNLSLAALCTTLSFSSASVLAADETIKVGVLHSLSGTMAISETTLKDTVLMLIEEQNKKGGLLGKKLEPVVVDPASNWPLFAEKARELIEKEKVDVVFGGWTSVSRKSMLPVFEELNSILFYPVQYEGEESSKNVFYTGAAPNQQAIPAVDYLMEELEVERWVLAGTDYVYPRTTNKILEAYLKDKGVAEEDIMINYTPFGHSDWQSIVSDIKKFGEAGKKTAVVSTVNGDANVPFYKELGAQGISSEDIPVIAFSVGEEELSGMDTEPLVGHLAAWNYFMSVDTEANEEFVETWQSFIKSEKRVTNDPMEAHYVGFNMWAQAVTNAGTTDPESVQDALIGVSVPNLSGGYSTMLPNHHITKPVLIGEIQDDGQFDIVWETTGLVAGDAWSSYLPESAKLFSSWSKPFSCGAFNVETKKCSGGN, encoded by the coding sequence CTGCACTGTGTACAACACTTTCATTTTCTTCTGCATCAGTGCTTGCGGCTGACGAGACCATCAAGGTCGGCGTTCTACATTCACTGTCCGGCACTATGGCGATCAGTGAAACAACGCTAAAAGATACCGTGCTGATGCTCATTGAAGAGCAGAACAAAAAGGGCGGCTTGCTTGGTAAAAAGTTAGAGCCTGTGGTTGTTGACCCAGCATCTAACTGGCCTCTATTTGCTGAAAAAGCGCGTGAGCTTATCGAGAAAGAGAAAGTTGATGTGGTTTTCGGTGGTTGGACATCGGTATCGCGTAAATCCATGCTGCCAGTATTTGAAGAGCTCAACAGCATCCTCTTCTACCCAGTTCAGTATGAAGGTGAAGAGTCTTCGAAAAACGTTTTCTACACCGGCGCTGCGCCAAACCAACAAGCGATCCCTGCAGTGGATTACTTGATGGAAGAGCTTGAAGTTGAACGTTGGGTACTAGCAGGCACCGATTACGTTTACCCACGCACGACCAATAAGATCCTTGAAGCCTACCTAAAAGATAAAGGTGTCGCAGAAGAAGACATCATGATCAACTACACGCCATTTGGTCATTCTGATTGGCAATCTATTGTGTCAGACATCAAAAAGTTCGGTGAAGCAGGCAAGAAAACTGCAGTGGTTTCTACCGTGAATGGCGATGCGAACGTACCTTTCTACAAAGAGCTTGGCGCTCAAGGCATTTCATCTGAAGACATCCCAGTTATCGCGTTTTCTGTTGGTGAAGAAGAGCTATCAGGTATGGACACAGAACCACTGGTTGGTCACCTAGCGGCTTGGAACTACTTCATGAGTGTTGATACCGAAGCCAATGAAGAGTTCGTTGAAACGTGGCAGTCGTTCATCAAGAGTGAAAAACGCGTTACCAATGACCCAATGGAAGCGCACTATGTTGGCTTCAACATGTGGGCGCAAGCAGTAACCAACGCGGGTACAACCGATCCTGAATCTGTACAAGATGCCTTGATTGGCGTGTCTGTTCCTAACCTTTCTGGCGGCTACTCCACCATGCTGCCAAACCACCACATCACTAAACCTGTCCTGATCGGTGAAATCCAAGACGATGGTCAATTCGATATTGTTTGGGAAACCACAGGCCTTGTTGCGGGTGATGCTTGGTCGAGTTACTTACCTGAATCAGCGAAGCTGTTCTCTAGCTGGTCGAAGCCATTCTCATGTGGTGCGTTTAACGTCGAAACTAAGAAGTGTTCTGGCGGTAACTAG
- a CDS encoding urease subunit beta, which yields MAGSTKQYSGLVPGKVETAPGDITLNEGRDTTSVKVQNIGDRPVQIGSHYHFYEANPSLIFDREATKGFRLNIPAGTATRFEPGQSRSVELVRYAGKLEIYGFQGKVMGKL from the coding sequence ATGGCTGGCTCCACCAAACAATATTCAGGCTTAGTTCCCGGAAAAGTAGAAACCGCTCCCGGAGACATCACTCTAAATGAAGGCCGAGATACGACGTCCGTTAAGGTTCAAAACATTGGCGACCGTCCCGTGCAAATTGGCTCTCATTACCACTTCTATGAAGCAAACCCTTCGCTGATCTTTGACCGAGAAGCCACTAAAGGCTTCCGACTCAATATCCCCGCAGGTACCGCCACCCGTTTTGAACCGGGTCAGTCTCGCAGCGTCGAGTTAGTGCGTTACGCCGGTAAGTTAGAGATCTACGGCTTCCAAGGAAAGGTGATGGGCAAGCTTTAA
- the urtD gene encoding urea ABC transporter ATP-binding protein UrtD: protein MTTFNSVKESVQAFTRRDEVFDYLKPDVHPAIDTRHNVLLYVEGVNKSFDGFQAINDLNLYIKEGELRCIIGPNGAGKTTMMDIITGKTKPDTGEVWLGSNINLLKMNEAEIANAGVGRKFQKPTVIECLTVWQNLELAMAGDRSVWATFTAVMSGEQKDKLTSVLELIHLKDEAANLSGNLSHGQKQWLEIGMLLMQNPKLLLVDEPVAGMTHQEMDRTSELLNSLAGKHSVVVVEHDMDFVRSIASHVTVLHQGHVLAEGTMDQVQAHPEVKQVYLGE from the coding sequence ATGACCACATTTAATAGCGTAAAGGAATCGGTTCAGGCGTTCACTCGTCGAGATGAAGTGTTTGATTACCTTAAACCTGATGTTCATCCTGCCATCGATACCCGTCACAACGTGTTGTTGTATGTGGAAGGCGTTAATAAAAGCTTCGATGGTTTCCAAGCGATAAACGATCTTAACCTTTATATCAAAGAGGGCGAACTACGCTGCATCATCGGCCCTAATGGCGCAGGTAAAACCACCATGATGGATATCATCACCGGGAAAACTAAGCCGGATACTGGTGAAGTGTGGCTAGGTTCGAACATCAATCTACTCAAGATGAACGAAGCTGAAATTGCTAATGCAGGTGTTGGACGCAAGTTCCAAAAGCCGACCGTGATTGAATGTTTAACCGTGTGGCAGAACCTTGAATTAGCCATGGCGGGCGACCGCTCGGTGTGGGCAACTTTCACTGCCGTGATGTCTGGCGAACAGAAAGACAAACTGACCTCGGTACTTGAGTTGATTCACCTCAAAGACGAAGCCGCGAATTTGTCGGGTAATTTGTCTCACGGACAAAAGCAGTGGTTAGAGATCGGCATGTTACTGATGCAAAACCCTAAGTTGTTGCTGGTGGATGAACCTGTCGCAGGCATGACTCACCAAGAGATGGATCGCACCTCTGAGCTACTCAACTCACTGGCAGGCAAGCACTCGGTGGTTGTGGTTGAACACGATATGGATTTCGTTCGTTCGATCGCTAGCCATGTAACCGTGCTTCATCAAGGTCACGTGTTGGCAGAAGGCACCATGGATCAAGTGCAGGCTCACCCTGAAGTTAAACAAGTTTATCTCGGAGAATAG
- the ureA gene encoding urease subunit gamma, which translates to MELTPREKDKLLIFCAGMLAQQRKQKGLKLNYPESIALISSAILEGAREGKTVSELMDFGRTLLTVDDVMEGIPSMIPDVQVEATFPDGTKLVTVHEPIV; encoded by the coding sequence ATGGAATTAACACCAAGAGAAAAAGATAAGCTACTTATCTTCTGCGCAGGAATGCTGGCACAGCAGCGCAAACAAAAAGGCTTAAAACTCAATTACCCAGAATCTATTGCGCTGATCAGCAGTGCCATTCTTGAAGGTGCCCGTGAGGGTAAAACCGTTTCGGAATTGATGGATTTTGGACGCACACTGCTTACCGTCGATGACGTAATGGAGGGGATCCCTTCCATGATCCCAGATGTACAAGTCGAAGCTACTTTTCCTGATGGCACCAAGTTGGTGACCGTTCATGAACCTATCGTGTAG
- the urtE gene encoding urea ABC transporter ATP-binding subunit UrtE, producing MLEVKSVNQYYGESHTLWDLDMQIPEGKCTVLMGRNGVGKTTLLQCIMGLVKVESGDISLSGESLLKTDAEDRSRQGIGYVPQGRQIFPMLSVQENLEVGLPIREKGDRKIPEFIFDIFPVLKEMLHRRGGDLSGGQQQQLAIGRALVVNPKLLILDEPTEGIQPNIVQEIGDIIRMLNEKMGLTVLLVEQKLPFARKVGDRFCILDRGRQVAEGEMTGLDESLIKEYLTV from the coding sequence ATGTTAGAGGTTAAATCAGTTAATCAATATTACGGTGAGAGCCACACCTTGTGGGATTTGGATATGCAGATCCCGGAGGGCAAATGCACGGTGTTAATGGGGCGAAACGGTGTTGGTAAAACCACCTTGCTGCAATGCATTATGGGGCTGGTTAAGGTTGAAAGTGGTGACATCTCTTTATCGGGCGAGTCACTTTTGAAAACCGATGCCGAGGATCGTTCTCGCCAAGGGATCGGCTATGTGCCACAAGGTCGCCAGATATTCCCGATGCTTAGCGTTCAAGAAAACCTAGAAGTTGGCTTACCGATTAGAGAGAAGGGCGATCGTAAGATCCCCGAGTTCATCTTCGATATCTTCCCAGTGTTAAAAGAGATGTTGCATCGCCGTGGTGGTGACTTATCCGGTGGTCAGCAGCAACAGCTTGCGATTGGTCGAGCGCTGGTGGTTAATCCCAAGCTATTGATCTTGGATGAGCCGACCGAAGGTATTCAGCCCAATATTGTGCAAGAGATTGGCGACATCATTCGCATGCTCAACGAGAAGATGGGGCTTACGGTTCTGTTGGTTGAGCAGAAGCTGCCATTTGCGAGAAAGGTCGGTGACCGTTTTTGTATTCTCGATCGTGGGCGTCAGGTGGCTGAAGGTGAAATGACAGGGCTCGATGAGTCCTTGATTAAGGAGTACCTAACCGTATGA
- the ureC gene encoding urease subunit alpha: MATISRQAYAEMFGPTVGDRVRLADTDLWLEVEKDYTVYGDEVKFGGGKVIRDGQGQSQRPSAETPDLVITNAIVLDYWGIVKADVAIKDGRVQTLGKAGNPDVQPGVDIVIGPGTEILAGEGSILTAGGIDSHIHFICPQQIEEALASGVTTMIGGGTGPNTGTNATTCTPGPWNMHRMLESLDQFPMNFGLLGKGNASQPEALREQVAAGAVGLKLHEDWGTTPASIDTCLSVADEMDVQVAIHTDTLNESGFVESTLGAIGDRVIHTYHTEGAGGGHAPDIIRAAGEPNVLPSSTNPTRPYTINTVDEHLDMLMVCHHLSPSIAEDVAFAESRIRRETIAAEDILHDLGAFSMIASDSQAMGRVGEVVTRTWQTAHKMKVQRGSLKEDSDYSDNFRLRRYVAKYTINPAITHGMSHEIGSIEAGKLADLVLWKPAFFGVKPSVILKGGMIAMAPMGDPNASIPTPQPVHYRSMFGSYGKACQNTSMLFVSKEAKAQNIDKQLGLQSLIGVVSNCRNISKADMKLNDWMPKIEVDSQTYQVRADGELLTCEPAEELPMAQRYFLF, translated from the coding sequence ATGGCGACGATATCCAGACAGGCTTACGCCGAAATGTTTGGCCCAACAGTCGGTGACCGAGTGCGTCTTGCTGACACCGATTTATGGCTAGAAGTTGAAAAGGATTACACCGTATACGGCGATGAAGTGAAGTTCGGCGGCGGTAAAGTGATTCGTGATGGACAAGGGCAAAGCCAACGACCAAGTGCCGAAACGCCTGACTTGGTGATCACCAACGCGATTGTGTTGGACTACTGGGGCATCGTAAAAGCGGATGTCGCAATCAAAGATGGCCGAGTTCAAACATTGGGTAAAGCGGGTAACCCAGACGTTCAACCGGGCGTTGATATTGTTATTGGTCCGGGCACTGAAATATTGGCGGGTGAGGGTTCTATTCTCACGGCTGGTGGTATCGATTCACATATCCACTTTATATGCCCGCAACAGATTGAAGAAGCTTTGGCGTCGGGTGTGACAACCATGATTGGCGGTGGTACTGGGCCAAACACGGGTACCAATGCAACCACGTGTACACCGGGCCCTTGGAACATGCATCGCATGCTGGAATCGCTCGATCAATTCCCGATGAATTTTGGTTTGTTAGGCAAAGGCAATGCCAGTCAGCCAGAAGCTCTACGCGAACAAGTAGCGGCAGGTGCAGTGGGTTTGAAGTTACACGAAGATTGGGGAACAACCCCTGCTTCAATCGATACCTGCTTGAGTGTTGCTGACGAGATGGACGTACAAGTCGCGATTCACACGGATACTCTGAACGAGTCTGGTTTTGTTGAATCAACACTTGGCGCAATCGGTGATCGCGTGATTCATACCTATCACACCGAAGGTGCGGGCGGTGGTCATGCTCCCGATATTATTCGCGCTGCAGGCGAACCGAACGTTCTGCCTTCTTCGACTAACCCAACACGACCTTACACTATCAACACGGTAGACGAGCATTTAGATATGTTGATGGTGTGTCATCACCTGTCACCGTCAATTGCTGAAGATGTCGCGTTCGCTGAGTCGCGTATTCGCCGTGAAACCATTGCCGCAGAAGACATTCTTCATGACTTAGGTGCATTCTCGATGATCGCATCGGACTCGCAAGCGATGGGTCGTGTAGGCGAGGTAGTAACCCGTACTTGGCAAACTGCGCACAAGATGAAAGTGCAGCGTGGCAGCCTAAAAGAAGATTCAGATTACAGCGATAACTTCCGCTTAAGACGCTATGTCGCTAAGTACACCATCAACCCTGCGATCACTCATGGCATGTCTCATGAAATCGGTTCTATAGAAGCAGGGAAATTAGCTGACCTAGTGTTGTGGAAGCCCGCCTTTTTTGGTGTAAAGCCAAGTGTGATTTTGAAAGGCGGCATGATCGCCATGGCACCGATGGGCGATCCAAACGCTTCAATCCCAACCCCTCAGCCAGTTCACTATCGCTCTATGTTTGGTAGCTACGGTAAAGCATGTCAGAACACATCGATGCTGTTTGTCTCTAAAGAAGCCAAAGCGCAGAACATTGATAAGCAATTGGGTTTACAGAGCTTGATTGGCGTAGTGAGTAACTGCCGAAACATCAGTAAAGCCGACATGAAGTTGAACGATTGGATGCCAAAAATTGAGGTCGATTCTCAGACGTATCAAGTGCGCGCCGATGGGGAACTGCTGACATGTGAGCCAGCTGAAGAGTTGCCAATGGCTCAGAGATATTTTCTATTTTAA
- the urtB gene encoding urea ABC transporter permease subunit UrtB, translating to MKNVLNVFKALLLMAVSAQLAFAGITDEASFTKALVGKKTSDKELAIDWVIEAQTGDVSKPILDGWLNGNLYYFNDKQSEQYQQLYLIQSIKTATSAQSVWDESSLSIENAKLFKKVRVNNKLRGILRGEIASIGLNSSNTDVRYKAVVDLLGTKDPAIIERLTELRTNESEDKVAELMDLSLAIFTSLNNSATTEDRVASIERVGDFKHSVVLKTLNKLLSSEQDPKVLAAAERAMDDYQQSQALYSGVETVFFGLSLGSVLVLAGIGLAITFGVMGVINMAHGELIMIGAYTTYVLQLLMPNHIGLALILSIPAAFIVSGLVGIVIERSVIRHLYGRPLETLLATFGISLILQQAVRSIFSPLNRSVSTPEWMSGALQLNPMLSLTYNRLYIILFCGLVFMGLLMVLKKTPLGLQVRAVSQNRGMARAMGIRSERVDAMTFGLGSGVAGVAGVALSQLTNVGPNMGQAYIIDSFMVVVFGGVGNLWGTLVAGLSLGLFNKILEPWAGAVLAKILVLVFIILFIQKRPRGLFPQRGRAAEG from the coding sequence ATGAAAAACGTATTGAACGTATTTAAGGCGCTATTGCTCATGGCAGTCAGTGCTCAGTTGGCTTTTGCTGGAATAACGGATGAAGCTAGCTTTACCAAGGCGCTAGTTGGTAAGAAAACATCGGATAAAGAATTAGCTATTGATTGGGTGATTGAGGCACAGACGGGAGATGTGTCGAAACCTATTTTGGATGGCTGGTTAAACGGTAATCTCTATTACTTTAATGACAAACAGAGCGAGCAGTATCAACAGCTCTATCTGATTCAAAGTATTAAAACGGCAACCTCGGCCCAGTCGGTATGGGATGAATCAAGCCTCAGTATCGAGAATGCTAAGCTGTTTAAAAAGGTTCGCGTGAACAACAAACTGCGCGGCATCTTACGTGGGGAAATTGCGTCGATTGGACTTAATAGCAGTAACACAGACGTGCGTTATAAAGCGGTTGTGGATCTGTTAGGAACCAAAGATCCTGCCATCATCGAACGACTAACTGAACTCAGAACAAATGAATCAGAGGACAAAGTGGCCGAGCTAATGGACTTGTCGTTAGCCATTTTCACCTCTCTTAATAACAGTGCCACCACTGAAGATCGTGTGGCTTCAATTGAACGAGTTGGCGACTTCAAACATTCCGTGGTTCTGAAAACATTGAATAAACTGCTGAGCAGTGAGCAAGATCCGAAAGTCTTAGCTGCAGCTGAGCGTGCGATGGACGATTATCAACAAAGCCAAGCACTTTACTCGGGTGTTGAGACCGTATTCTTTGGCTTGAGTTTAGGTTCGGTATTGGTGTTGGCAGGAATTGGCTTGGCGATCACCTTTGGTGTGATGGGCGTGATTAACATGGCCCATGGCGAGCTAATCATGATTGGCGCTTACACCACCTATGTATTGCAATTGTTGATGCCCAATCACATTGGTTTGGCACTGATACTTTCTATTCCAGCGGCGTTTATTGTGTCTGGCTTGGTCGGTATTGTGATTGAGCGAAGCGTGATTCGTCATCTTTACGGTCGCCCATTAGAAACCTTACTCGCCACCTTCGGTATTAGCTTGATCCTCCAGCAAGCCGTTCGCTCTATTTTCTCTCCATTGAACCGCTCGGTAAGTACGCCTGAATGGATGTCTGGCGCACTTCAATTAAACCCAATGTTGTCTCTGACCTACAACCGCTTATATATCATCTTGTTCTGTGGTTTGGTGTTTATGGGCTTATTGATGGTTCTGAAAAAGACACCACTAGGTTTGCAAGTTCGTGCGGTTTCTCAAAACCGTGGTATGGCGCGAGCGATGGGTATTCGTTCTGAACGTGTCGATGCAATGACCTTTGGCTTAGGTTCCGGCGTTGCGGGTGTCGCAGGTGTAGCACTGTCTCAATTGACCAATGTTGGCCCGAATATGGGGCAAGCGTACATCATCGATTCGTTCATGGTGGTGGTGTTCGGCGGAGTCGGTAACTTGTGGGGAACACTCGTCGCAGGTCTGAGTCTTGGTTTGTTCAATAAGATCTTAGAGCCTTGGGCTGGCGCAGTACTCGCCAAGATTCTAGTACTGGTTTTCATCATTCTATTTATTCAAAAACGCCCACGCGGACTGTTCCCGCAACGTGGTCGTGCGGCTGAAGGTTAA
- a CDS encoding HupE/UreJ family protein: MNFKTAAGLCTFTIASLTTSTLAFAHPGHGAHSVHESHSFMSGLTHPVTGMDHLIMLIAFGLLIGALSFSTKIKAALIGGGLASLVVGLIAGQALGFSVIVEPAIIASLFVVSLCLWHVFSPSTKRVNSVLVASIAMLFFHGYAHGVEAASNLTQFAIGMSITALALMVIGTFVGRAVFSKWMSVGVASASALLLLGA, translated from the coding sequence ATGAACTTTAAAACAGCTGCAGGCTTATGCACTTTCACAATAGCTTCTCTAACAACATCAACATTGGCTTTCGCTCACCCAGGACATGGAGCGCATTCGGTTCATGAGTCTCACTCGTTTATGTCTGGCTTAACTCACCCAGTGACAGGTATGGATCACCTGATCATGCTGATCGCTTTCGGTCTATTAATTGGCGCACTGTCGTTCTCAACCAAGATAAAAGCCGCTCTGATTGGCGGCGGATTAGCGTCTTTGGTAGTAGGGCTTATCGCAGGCCAAGCCTTAGGTTTCTCTGTGATTGTTGAGCCAGCTATTATCGCTTCTCTGTTCGTCGTCAGCTTATGTTTATGGCACGTGTTCTCACCATCAACCAAGCGTGTAAACAGCGTATTAGTCGCTTCTATTGCTATGCTGTTTTTCCATGGTTACGCACACGGTGTTGAGGCCGCGAGTAATCTGACTCAATTCGCAATCGGTATGAGCATCACTGCTCTGGCATTAATGGTTATCGGTACGTTTGTTGGCCGCGCGGTTTTCTCTAAATGGATGTCGGTCGGTGTGGCTTCAGCAAGCGCACTATTGTTGTTAGGCGCGTAA
- the urtC gene encoding urea ABC transporter permease subunit UrtC: protein MQSKSFVLSAMRGDKGGQLTILAILAAVILIPLANTMLPSGHPLHVETFTISLMGKYLSYAMLALALDLVWGYLGILSLGHGAFFALGGYAMGMYLMRQIGDRGVYGDPVLPDFMVFLDWSALPWFWQGFDQFWFACLMVVLVPGALAYLFGYLAFRSRVSGVYLSIMTQALTYALMLAFFRNEMGFGGNNGLTDFKDIIGLSLQSDAVKIGLFVATGISLILSYIACRLVVTSRLGRVALAIRDTESRTRFMGYDVDGIKLWVFVLSAVIAGIAGALYVPQVGIINPGEFAPLNSIEIVVWVALGGRATLFGAIVGALIINYAKSWFTVEFPEVWLFALGGLFVLSTMYFPQGVIGFVSEKWQQLRKASNSKGEGQDKDDQHKAKEVIA from the coding sequence ATGCAGTCTAAATCATTTGTACTTTCGGCGATGCGTGGTGATAAAGGTGGGCAACTGACCATCCTTGCCATTCTTGCGGCCGTGATTCTTATCCCACTGGCTAATACCATGCTGCCAAGTGGACACCCGCTCCATGTTGAGACTTTCACTATCTCACTAATGGGCAAATACCTGAGCTACGCAATGTTGGCATTGGCACTCGATCTTGTGTGGGGTTATCTCGGAATACTGAGCCTAGGCCATGGCGCTTTCTTTGCGCTTGGTGGCTATGCCATGGGTATGTACTTAATGCGCCAGATTGGTGACCGTGGGGTTTATGGTGATCCAGTCCTACCTGACTTCATGGTGTTCCTTGATTGGTCTGCGTTGCCATGGTTCTGGCAGGGCTTCGATCAGTTCTGGTTTGCTTGTTTAATGGTGGTGTTGGTGCCGGGTGCATTGGCTTATTTATTCGGTTATCTGGCTTTCCGCTCTCGAGTGTCTGGGGTTTATCTTTCAATCATGACTCAAGCGTTAACTTACGCTTTGATGCTGGCGTTCTTCCGCAACGAGATGGGCTTTGGTGGCAACAACGGACTCACGGACTTTAAAGACATCATCGGTCTGAGCTTGCAGAGTGATGCGGTTAAGATTGGTCTGTTTGTCGCGACAGGTATCTCACTCATCCTAAGTTACATCGCGTGTCGCCTGGTAGTGACCAGTCGATTAGGGCGTGTGGCATTGGCGATTCGTGATACCGAGTCACGCACTCGCTTTATGGGTTACGACGTCGATGGCATCAAGCTATGGGTATTTGTACTGTCTGCGGTTATCGCGGGTATTGCTGGTGCTTTATATGTTCCTCAAGTCGGCATCATCAACCCTGGTGAGTTTGCACCGCTTAACTCGATTGAGATTGTGGTTTGGGTTGCCTTGGGCGGTCGTGCCACTCTGTTTGGCGCTATCGTTGGGGCGCTGATCATCAACTACGCCAAGAGCTGGTTTACGGTTGAATTCCCTGAAGTGTGGCTATTCGCCCTAGGTGGACTATTCGTACTTTCAACCATGTACTTCCCGCAAGGTGTGATTGGCTTTGTCAGTGAAAAATGGCAACAGCTACGCAAAGCATCGAATTCAAAAGGCGAAGGGCAAGATAAGGATGATCAGCACAAAGCCAAGGAGGTGATCGCATGA
- a CDS encoding urease accessory protein UreD, whose amino-acid sequence MNSLFSPNEVRNASLVEALSLNDTIEQDIRDGWQASLNLTFVDRGDKTVLKNRQQSGPLAVQRPLYPDGETCHTYLLHPPGGVVGGDTLNIEATVESGAHTLITTPGATKFYRSNNKYAKQKQTLRVKQGARLEWMPQENIFFPNAHVRLDTEIRLEKGAQFWGWEMHCFGRPAQNEGFEHGHLVGKTEIYLDNQRLLTEGFNFHGGDKLMINMGLLDFSMMGTFYLASNEKQDLELVQSLLLSITQQASQQSVTSKMSSEPTLIMGATQIEGLIVVRALGNWSEDILQAFGQIWQATRSHLCGTTPDLPRIWAT is encoded by the coding sequence ATGAATTCTCTATTTTCTCCGAATGAAGTCAGGAACGCTTCTTTAGTTGAAGCCTTATCTTTGAATGACACCATCGAACAAGATATTCGAGACGGTTGGCAAGCGAGCTTAAACCTCACCTTTGTCGACCGCGGTGACAAAACCGTATTAAAGAATCGTCAGCAGTCTGGTCCGCTTGCGGTGCAACGCCCCTTGTATCCTGATGGGGAAACGTGTCACACCTACTTACTCCATCCCCCCGGCGGAGTAGTGGGTGGCGACACTCTCAATATTGAGGCAACTGTAGAAAGCGGCGCTCATACGTTGATTACCACACCCGGCGCGACCAAGTTCTATCGTTCTAACAACAAGTACGCCAAGCAGAAGCAAACCCTTCGAGTGAAGCAAGGTGCGCGCTTAGAATGGATGCCGCAAGAGAACATCTTTTTTCCCAATGCACACGTTCGTTTAGACACAGAAATTCGTCTTGAAAAGGGTGCACAGTTTTGGGGTTGGGAGATGCACTGTTTTGGGCGACCTGCACAGAATGAGGGATTTGAGCATGGTCACCTCGTTGGGAAAACAGAAATCTATCTTGATAATCAAAGGCTTCTGACTGAAGGTTTTAATTTTCATGGTGGCGATAAGTTAATGATAAATATGGGGTTACTTGATTTCTCAATGATGGGGACTTTTTATCTCGCCTCAAATGAGAAGCAAGATTTAGAGTTGGTACAGAGCTTGCTCTTATCTATTACACAGCAAGCTTCACAGCAATCAGTTACATCAAAAATGTCGAGTGAACCTACATTAATAATGGGCGCGACGCAGATAGAAGGATTGATTGTAGTGCGAGCCTTGGGTAATTGGAGTGAAGACATCCTCCAGGCCTTTGGTCAGATATGGCAAGCAACTCGCTCTCATTTATGTGGTACGACTCCGGATTTACCAAGGATTTGGGCGACTTAG
- the ureE gene encoding urease accessory protein UreE yields the protein MIELTQLNTQIQNAPDGYLSLPIDSRIKSRLKVMLDDGRNAGLFLPRGHILRGGEQLSSECGLVVEVKAAPETVSTVYCEDMLLLTRVAYHLGNRHVPLQVEAGWVRYQHDHVLDEMVEGLGAKVTTEKQPFEPEGGAYGGRSGGHHHHH from the coding sequence ATGATTGAACTGACTCAACTGAATACTCAAATACAAAATGCACCGGACGGCTACTTAAGCCTGCCGATCGATAGCCGCATTAAAAGCCGTCTTAAGGTGATGCTTGATGATGGGCGCAATGCCGGACTGTTTCTACCACGAGGTCATATCTTGCGTGGTGGTGAACAACTCTCAAGTGAATGCGGTTTAGTCGTCGAAGTGAAAGCGGCACCAGAAACCGTTTCGACTGTTTACTGTGAAGACATGCTCCTGTTAACACGAGTGGCTTACCACCTTGGTAACCGTCATGTTCCGTTGCAAGTGGAGGCGGGCTGGGTGCGTTATCAACATGACCATGTTTTGGATGAAATGGTTGAAGGTTTGGGCGCTAAAGTGACGACCGAGAAACAACCCTTTGAACCTGAAGGTGGCGCTTATGGTGGTCGCTCAGGTGGGCATCATCACCATCATTAA